A genomic stretch from Chryseobacterium sp. SNU WT5 includes:
- the rpiB gene encoding ribose 5-phosphate isomerase B → MKKIAIACDHAGFEYKEIIKKHLEGKYEVEDFGTFSTDSVDYPDFVHPAATSIEEGRNELGILICGSGNGVQMTANKHQDIRCALCWMPELAVLARKHNDANMIALPARFIASQLATDIVDEFLSTQFEGGRHQNRVGKISTC, encoded by the coding sequence ATGAAAAAAATAGCTATAGCATGCGATCATGCAGGTTTCGAATACAAAGAAATCATAAAAAAACATTTGGAAGGAAAATATGAGGTTGAAGATTTCGGTACCTTTTCCACAGACTCTGTTGATTACCCGGATTTCGTGCACCCTGCCGCTACTTCTATTGAAGAAGGTAGAAATGAGTTAGGCATCCTAATTTGTGGAAGTGGAAATGGCGTGCAGATGACGGCAAACAAGCATCAAGATATTCGCTGTGCATTATGTTGGATGCCAGAATTAGCTGTTCTAGCACGTAAGCATAATGATGCAAATATGATTGCACTACCTGCGAGATTTATCGCAAGCCAACTGGCTACTGATATCGTAGATGAGTTTCTTAGCACTCAGTTCGAAGGTGGAAGGCACCAAAATAGAGTCGGAAAAATTTCGACTTGTTAA
- a CDS encoding phosphoglycerate kinase, whose product MKTINDFNFKDKKALVRVDFNVPQNADLKVTDNTRIEAVKPTIDKILNDGGSVILMTHLGRPKGKVSEEFSLKNIVSDVETVLGKPVQFCPDCLGEEADNMTKNLKPGEILLLENLRFYEGEENGDVAFAEKLSKYGDAYVNDAFGTAHRSHASTAIIAQFFSSTKFFGLLMAKELEAIDKVLKSGEKPITAILGGSKVSSKITIIENILPAVDHLIIGGGMAFTFIKALGGMIGNSLVEDDKIGLALEILEKAKNENVTIHLPVDAIIADGFSNNAATKEVDIFEIPDGWMGLDSGTRSRKLFNDVVMNSRTILWNGPIGVFEMSIFAAGTVALGDSIAEATKLGAFSLVGGGDSVSFVKQFGYEEKVSYVSTGGGAMLESLEGKELPGVQAINN is encoded by the coding sequence ATGAAAACCATTAACGATTTTAACTTCAAAGATAAAAAAGCTCTGGTGCGTGTCGATTTTAATGTCCCGCAAAACGCAGATTTGAAAGTGACTGACAACACAAGAATAGAAGCGGTGAAGCCGACTATTGATAAAATTTTAAATGATGGCGGATCTGTAATTTTAATGACGCATCTCGGTCGGCCAAAGGGTAAAGTTAGTGAAGAGTTTTCTTTAAAGAATATCGTATCTGATGTGGAAACTGTTTTAGGTAAACCAGTTCAGTTTTGTCCAGATTGCTTAGGCGAGGAGGCTGATAACATGACAAAGAATTTGAAACCGGGAGAAATTCTTTTGCTCGAAAATCTTCGTTTTTATGAAGGAGAAGAAAATGGTGATGTAGCTTTTGCAGAGAAGTTATCTAAGTACGGAGATGCTTATGTAAATGATGCTTTTGGTACTGCGCACAGAAGTCATGCGTCTACTGCAATTATCGCACAGTTTTTTTCTTCAACTAAATTCTTCGGTTTACTGATGGCAAAAGAATTAGAAGCGATCGATAAAGTGTTGAAAAGTGGTGAGAAACCTATTACGGCCATTTTGGGTGGCTCAAAAGTTTCCTCGAAAATAACTATTATCGAAAATATTTTGCCTGCAGTTGATCATCTGATCATCGGTGGGGGAATGGCCTTTACTTTTATTAAGGCTTTAGGTGGTATGATAGGAAATTCTCTTGTAGAAGATGATAAAATTGGTTTAGCATTGGAAATATTAGAGAAAGCTAAAAACGAAAATGTTACAATTCATCTACCGGTAGATGCAATTATCGCGGATGGGTTTAGTAATAATGCAGCTACTAAAGAAGTTGATATTTTTGAAATTCCAGATGGATGGATGGGATTGGATTCCGGTACACGAAGCAGGAAATTATTTAATGATGTTGTGATGAATTCACGTACCATTTTATGGAATGGCCCTATTGGAGTTTTTGAAATGTCTATTTTTGCTGCTGGTACGGTTGCATTAGGTGACAGTATAGCCGAAGCAACAAAATTAGGTGCTTTTTCTCTTGTCGGTGGTGGCGACAGTGTCTCATTCGTCAAACAGTTTGGTTACGAAGAAAAAGTAAGTTATGTTTCCACTGGAGGTGGAGCAATGCTTGAAAGTTTGGAAGGTAAAGAATTACCTGGAGTGCAGGCGATCAATAATTAG